A stretch of the Thermofilum adornatum genome encodes the following:
- a CDS encoding HAD family hydrolase: MLSQPAEKGALIDLWGTILYPAPSLEEYTRERARKILQVLLELGIDTTEQKIYETYRATRSLADKIRNFTMLELSLEGEVILLLDKLGIEPREETVRKLSEAFIHPYVSMVKPAPNVKELLETIKALGFRLILASNTMSTAHSLQLLKTHGLYELFDYLAFSDSIGFRKPHPKFFSHIISVTGIVPVKSFFLGDEEVDIRGAKQLGFKTIAYTGFHPYTGNTQPDCIAENPERVKECIKSLEI, from the coding sequence ATGCTATCTCAGCCAGCAGAAAAAGGAGCATTAATAGACCTCTGGGGAACAATCCTCTACCCAGCGCCAAGCCTAGAAGAATACACAAGGGAAAGAGCCAGAAAAATCCTACAAGTGTTGCTAGAGCTCGGCATAGATACAACGGAGCAAAAAATATACGAAACCTACAGGGCGACCCGTAGCCTCGCAGACAAAATTAGAAACTTTACAATGCTCGAGCTATCCCTAGAAGGGGAAGTAATCCTCCTACTAGACAAGCTTGGAATAGAGCCCAGAGAAGAAACAGTAAGAAAGTTATCGGAAGCCTTCATACACCCATACGTCTCGATGGTAAAGCCTGCCCCAAACGTGAAAGAACTACTGGAAACAATCAAAGCCCTAGGTTTCAGGCTCATACTAGCTTCAAACACTATGAGCACGGCCCACAGCCTCCAACTACTAAAGACACACGGGCTATACGAACTATTCGACTACCTAGCATTCTCAGACAGCATAGGCTTCCGAAAGCCCCACCCAAAATTCTTCTCACACATAATAAGCGTGACTGGAATTGTCCCCGTGAAGAGCTTCTTCCTAGGAGACGAGGAAGTAGACATAAGAGGAGCAAAACAGCTAGGCTTCAAGACCATCGCCTATACAGGCTTCCATCCCTACACTGGAAACACCCAGCCAGACTGCATAGCAGAAAACCCTGAAAGAGTAAAAGAGTGTATAAAAAGTCTCGAAATATAA
- the pheT gene encoding phenylalanine--tRNA ligase subunit beta → MPVIEVKIWDLERLVGQKLERSMLEQILSSLKCEVEEITDDTVSYEATHDRPDLYSAELLSLYVRGLLGIETGLPRVKVVEMTEKAEINGPDYRPYALFAVVRNVNLDDEAIRQLMQLQEKVHMTFGRNRRKISVGLYDLRGIEFPVKYTVADPDLKMKPLGFGFEMSLKEVLKSHPKGIEYGHLVSQYDKYPIILDAEGKVVSFPPITNSEDFRVTEETRDVLIDVTSTDLESARRTITLFAYAVSMRGGEIQQLQLSGKINEVSPRLEPDMMRYPVELNKKLLGLDIGLEETMRFLAKMRMDVSPINSNELEIRYPYFRTDILHPVDISEEVAMAYGYNNIEPEVMPPLHPGREHPLEVFTRAVRESMIGLGFIEVNNYMFTNPGLMYDKMNVPRQPIIEVENPRHEAYTALRTWIIPQLLNILSSSKHAGYPQRIFETGDVVLPDDKSENRTREERHLAFAIAGKGTTLTNGLSAVKSLFNMFGVPVKFEKYKHPSFIEGRTAQIVTPEGPAGLIGEVHPQVITNFNLNVPIVAAELNIEVIHKCYLSQQKKEH, encoded by the coding sequence ATGCCAGTAATAGAGGTTAAAATCTGGGACCTCGAGAGGCTCGTGGGGCAGAAACTAGAAAGAAGCATGCTAGAGCAGATTCTTTCAAGCTTGAAATGCGAAGTAGAAGAAATAACAGATGACACTGTTTCATACGAGGCCACGCATGACAGACCAGATCTCTATTCTGCCGAGCTTCTCTCTCTATACGTAAGGGGGCTCCTAGGAATAGAGACAGGCTTGCCGAGGGTCAAAGTAGTAGAGATGACCGAAAAGGCAGAAATAAATGGTCCAGACTATAGGCCCTATGCTCTCTTCGCCGTAGTTAGAAACGTAAACCTAGACGACGAGGCAATAAGACAGCTGATGCAACTACAGGAAAAGGTGCACATGACGTTTGGCAGGAATAGGAGAAAAATCTCTGTTGGACTCTACGACCTCCGCGGCATAGAGTTCCCAGTAAAGTACACAGTTGCGGATCCAGACCTAAAAATGAAGCCCCTGGGCTTTGGCTTCGAGATGAGCCTAAAAGAAGTTCTCAAGAGTCATCCCAAGGGTATAGAGTATGGGCACCTGGTGTCCCAGTACGACAAGTATCCAATAATTCTCGACGCCGAGGGGAAAGTTGTAAGCTTCCCACCCATAACCAATAGCGAAGACTTCAGGGTGACAGAGGAAACCCGCGATGTCCTCATAGATGTAACCTCGACAGACCTAGAGTCTGCAAGAAGAACCATCACGCTTTTTGCCTACGCGGTCTCCATGAGGGGAGGAGAAATACAGCAACTACAGCTCTCCGGAAAGATAAACGAGGTCTCGCCCAGGCTTGAGCCAGACATGATGAGGTATCCCGTAGAGCTCAATAAGAAGCTCCTGGGCCTTGACATTGGTCTAGAAGAGACGATGAGATTCCTTGCAAAAATGAGGATGGATGTCTCACCCATAAACAGCAACGAGCTAGAAATAAGGTACCCCTACTTCAGGACAGATATCCTTCACCCAGTAGACATCTCAGAAGAAGTGGCAATGGCATACGGATACAACAATATAGAGCCAGAAGTAATGCCGCCCCTACATCCGGGACGCGAACACCCGCTAGAGGTCTTCACACGCGCAGTACGCGAATCTATGATAGGTTTAGGCTTCATCGAGGTCAACAACTACATGTTTACTAACCCAGGCCTAATGTATGATAAGATGAACGTCCCAAGGCAGCCAATAATCGAGGTCGAAAACCCCCGGCACGAGGCCTATACGGCTCTGAGAACATGGATAATACCACAGCTTCTCAACATTCTCTCTAGTAGCAAACACGCCGGCTACCCCCAGAGAATATTCGAGACAGGAGACGTTGTCTTGCCAGACGATAAAAGCGAAAACAGGACAAGAGAAGAGAGACACCTAGCATTCGCCATAGCAGGCAAAGGAACAACACTCACGAACGGCCTATCTGCTGTAAAATCTCTCTTCAACATGTTCGGCGTACCTGTCAAATTCGAGAAATACAAGCACCCAAGCTTCATAGAGGGCAGGACAGCACAAATAGTGACACCTGAGGGTCCAGCAGGCCTAATTGGAGAAGTTCACCCGCAAGTCATAACAAACTTCAACCTAAACGTACCAATAGTTGCAGCCGAATTAAACATAGAAGTGATACACAAATGCTATCTCAGCCAGCAGAAAAAGGAGCATTAA
- a CDS encoding Nre family DNA repair protein, with protein sequence MESPNATEDIFTNIGESSLLVTRPKPYMCARCKGSRRLCGLPACHILLRLKEQAGIFEKLKEARDIAAPSPPSLLVGEKGYPYVRVGVNLAEGDNAPLFEDPGSWWGRLGLLDIIKLRASMIYSYRVLRVRSASNRIAEAVQEAAMSIRPVESEVFLSRPPVFTMRFDPLVKPVGFSAEVKKISLTSNPVIPRRVDSLVTDRVKAREALIELYSRGFDVYYLQRLLSSGALGVDKKFVPTRWSITAVDRAIGDYLLSKVKTFPEISGVEVYTSSYIGNNYVLLFLPGPWFMEMVEIWLPNSVWVPGAEPYTTLIHEYSDGRPSGQDGGYDAIRLPVLENLYKRGRQARVLAIREVTPEYFAPVGNWQIRESVRAALGRPPERYESLREALEAIKTRLKTPLEVALRRSTFINVATRQKTLMEFLG encoded by the coding sequence GTGGAAAGCCCAAATGCTACTGAAGACATCTTTACAAACATAGGGGAGTCGAGCCTTCTGGTTACTCGTCCCAAGCCATACATGTGTGCTAGGTGCAAGGGCTCACGTAGGCTGTGTGGCTTGCCTGCTTGTCATATTCTTCTGAGGCTTAAGGAGCAGGCAGGCATATTTGAGAAATTAAAGGAGGCAAGGGACATTGCGGCTCCTTCTCCACCATCTCTACTTGTCGGAGAGAAAGGTTACCCCTACGTCAGGGTCGGGGTGAATCTTGCAGAGGGGGATAATGCTCCTCTATTTGAAGACCCGGGCTCTTGGTGGGGGAGGCTGGGCCTACTGGACATAATTAAGCTTAGGGCGTCTATGATTTACAGCTACAGGGTCTTGAGGGTCAGGAGTGCCTCCAATAGAATTGCAGAAGCAGTACAGGAAGCGGCAATGTCTATTAGGCCTGTAGAGTCGGAGGTGTTTCTTAGTCGCCCACCAGTGTTCACTATGAGGTTTGACCCATTGGTGAAGCCTGTGGGGTTCTCGGCTGAAGTCAAAAAAATAAGTTTGACTAGTAACCCTGTTATTCCTAGGAGGGTCGACAGCCTTGTTACTGACAGGGTTAAAGCTAGGGAGGCCCTCATAGAGCTCTATAGTCGTGGTTTCGATGTGTACTATCTCCAGAGGCTGTTGTCTTCTGGGGCCCTCGGCGTCGACAAAAAATTTGTCCCAACAAGGTGGTCGATAACCGCCGTTGACAGGGCTATTGGAGACTATCTGCTGAGCAAGGTAAAGACTTTTCCGGAGATAAGTGGTGTGGAGGTCTATACTTCTAGCTACATTGGGAACAATTATGTACTCTTGTTTTTGCCGGGGCCATGGTTTATGGAGATGGTCGAGATATGGTTGCCGAACTCTGTGTGGGTGCCAGGCGCTGAGCCCTATACGACTCTCATACATGAGTACAGCGATGGCAGGCCTTCTGGCCAGGACGGTGGCTACGACGCGATTAGGCTTCCTGTCCTGGAGAATCTCTATAAGAGGGGGAGGCAAGCAAGGGTACTTGCAATAAGAGAAGTTACGCCTGAGTACTTTGCTCCTGTTGGCAACTGGCAGATCAGAGAAAGTGTTAGAGCCGCACTAGGCAGGCCGCCTGAAAGGTATGAGTCTCTCCGAGAGGCTCTAGAAGCAATAAAAACGAGGCTAAAGACGCCTCTCGAGGTAGCTCTTAGGAGGAGCACCTTTATCAATGTGGCTACTAGGCAGAAAACGCTTATGGAGTTTCTCGGCTAG
- a CDS encoding aldo/keto reductase: MADLKYFKKMDRWLPVLGQGTWGVGGGFWSKDTSMDEKWIAALKRGIELGMTLIDTAEMYGAGHSEEIVGRAISGFERDNLFIVSKVWPTHARYDDVVKAAEASMRRLGTYIDLYLIHWPPTEVPLCETMRGLEAVVSRGYAKFIGVSNFGLELIEEARSCLSREDIVAVENKFSLLDRRDEDTVIPYAEKEGMLYLAYTPLEKGQLSKDSFLADIGKKYGKTATQVALNWLIVINPVVPIPKASSIKHVEENAGAMGWRLSQEDWRLISERFRELKA; this comes from the coding sequence ATGGCTGACCTAAAATATTTTAAGAAGATGGATAGGTGGCTCCCTGTCCTTGGGCAGGGGACATGGGGCGTGGGCGGCGGCTTCTGGAGCAAGGATACAAGTATGGATGAAAAGTGGATAGCGGCATTGAAGAGGGGAATCGAGCTCGGCATGACTCTCATTGATACTGCAGAGATGTACGGCGCTGGGCACAGCGAGGAGATAGTGGGAAGGGCTATTAGTGGTTTTGAGCGCGACAATTTGTTTATTGTTTCGAAGGTTTGGCCCACACATGCCCGGTACGATGACGTGGTGAAGGCTGCAGAGGCAAGTATGAGGAGGCTTGGGACATACATAGATCTTTACCTTATACACTGGCCTCCTACAGAGGTTCCTCTATGCGAGACGATGAGGGGTCTAGAGGCTGTGGTTTCTCGTGGGTATGCCAAGTTTATTGGTGTGAGTAATTTTGGGCTGGAGTTGATAGAGGAGGCGAGGAGCTGCTTAAGCAGGGAGGATATTGTGGCTGTCGAGAACAAATTTAGCCTGCTGGATAGGAGGGACGAGGACACTGTGATTCCGTATGCTGAGAAAGAGGGCATGCTTTATCTAGCTTATACCCCGCTTGAGAAGGGGCAACTCTCGAAGGATAGCTTCTTGGCAGATATTGGTAAGAAGTATGGTAAGACTGCTACACAGGTTGCTTTAAACTGGCTCATAGTGATCAATCCAGTGGTGCCGATACCAAAGGCTTCTAGCATTAAACATGTGGAGGAAAACGCGGGAGCAATGGGGTGGAGGCTTAGCCAGGAAGACTGGAGACTAATCTCTGAAAGGTTTAGGGAGCTCAAGGCTTGA
- a CDS encoding SufS family cysteine desulfurase: MLNVSGIRKDFPVLEKKIHGKQLVYFDNAATTQKPIQVLEAVEQFYRTIYANVGRSVHELGLRATEAYEESRKIVSAFIGAMPDELVFTKQTTEAINLAAYSLLASGMISRGDLILTTRMEHHSNLLPWVRVAKLAGARLRIVNVDEEGRLDMGDFDKALAMRPRVVAVTHVSNVTGVVNPVKEICREAHSHGAVCLVDGAQSAPHMPIDVKEIDADFFAFSGHKMLGPMGIGGLYIRRELAEKLEPPFPGGGAISLVECQEDNCNAEWLHAPHKFEAGTPNVAGAVGLARAVEYLKTLGMGEVEEHEKMLTKRLLEVLEDLEVKIYGPLEVKDRLGVVSFNVEGLTPHEVASMLDLEGIAIRSGHHCALPLVKRLGAPMGTARASLYLYNTEEEIEYFARVLEKIKKIAKS, encoded by the coding sequence TTGCTGAACGTTTCAGGCATTAGGAAAGATTTCCCGGTTCTAGAAAAGAAAATTCACGGAAAGCAGCTTGTGTATTTTGACAACGCCGCTACCACCCAGAAGCCGATACAGGTCTTAGAGGCAGTAGAACAGTTCTACAGAACCATCTATGCAAATGTTGGTCGAAGCGTCCACGAGCTAGGCTTGAGAGCGACAGAAGCCTACGAGGAGTCGCGGAAAATAGTTAGTGCATTTATAGGCGCTATGCCAGACGAGCTTGTCTTCACCAAGCAGACAACCGAGGCAATCAACCTGGCCGCCTACTCGCTACTGGCTTCCGGCATGATATCCAGAGGTGACCTAATCTTAACTACTAGGATGGAGCATCACAGCAACCTTTTGCCGTGGGTACGTGTGGCCAAGCTTGCGGGTGCACGACTGAGAATAGTCAACGTGGACGAGGAGGGCCGGCTGGACATGGGTGACTTTGATAAAGCCCTGGCCATGAGGCCAAGAGTTGTAGCAGTGACGCATGTGAGTAACGTCACGGGAGTAGTTAACCCTGTTAAGGAAATCTGTAGAGAGGCGCATAGCCATGGAGCCGTCTGCCTTGTAGACGGGGCCCAAAGTGCCCCCCATATGCCCATCGATGTAAAAGAGATAGACGCCGACTTCTTTGCCTTCTCTGGCCACAAAATGCTGGGACCAATGGGGATAGGCGGGCTCTACATAAGGAGAGAGCTGGCAGAAAAACTTGAGCCTCCATTTCCAGGGGGCGGCGCAATCTCCCTGGTTGAGTGCCAGGAGGACAATTGTAACGCTGAGTGGCTCCATGCGCCCCACAAGTTTGAGGCTGGGACCCCGAATGTGGCGGGGGCAGTTGGGCTTGCACGGGCGGTAGAGTATCTAAAGACATTGGGAATGGGGGAAGTAGAGGAACATGAAAAAATGTTAACTAAGCGCCTGCTAGAGGTGCTCGAAGACCTAGAGGTAAAGATCTATGGGCCGCTGGAAGTAAAGGATAGACTGGGAGTTGTTAGCTTCAATGTTGAAGGCCTGACTCCTCACGAGGTTGCCTCTATGCTGGACCTAGAGGGGATAGCTATCCGTAGCGGTCACCACTGTGCGCTTCCACTTGTAAAGAGGCTAGGTGCACCTATGGGTACGGCCAGGGCAAGCCTATACCTCTATAACACTGAGGAAGAAATCGAGTACTTTGCGAGGGTCCTTGAGAAGATCAAGAAGATAGCTAAAAGCTAG
- a CDS encoding phenylalanine--tRNA ligase subunit alpha, whose translation MKETHFHANGQAPEILLPRQKKILDALLQGKNDLDEIARTISTKREDLMRDIEELKARGLIEVQREEREITVLTEEAKRYLETGLPEERLARLLQKTGTIKRGEILEASKRLGIPFLQDEVQTAITHLARAKAVTFINDALQLSSPENAEQHVSKVRKMLQSIEKGETRSVDIDYLKKRKLVETRKQTKIYLSPTAKLLSLNEMGLIREAEVITELTSEIIESGKWKNAVFKEFDLSVEIPAQPFGKKHPYLEFLDWIREILVSMGFEEMKGPHVELELWNFDALFQAQDHPAREIHDTYFVKGGLLGSVADSELLKRIASVHENGWTTGSRGWGYKWDPRRALRLILRTQTTAVSARTLYSRGEGKYMCFSLDRVFRPENLDAKHSMEFYQLEGIIVGPQVTFRNLLGFFQEMARRLGLGEVKVKPAYFPFTEPSVEGFIKHPSLGWIEVFPGGMFRPEMLSALGLRNVNVAAWGIGIDRIAMTVLGIDDIRLLFAQDLEYIKGSKRPIPQSLITYPGTKNMSGSDRNI comes from the coding sequence ATGAAGGAAACACATTTCCACGCAAACGGACAGGCGCCGGAAATCCTGCTACCCCGTCAAAAAAAGATTCTAGATGCACTCCTCCAAGGCAAAAATGACCTAGACGAGATAGCACGCACGATTAGTACTAAACGCGAAGACCTAATGCGTGACATAGAAGAGCTAAAGGCTAGGGGACTCATCGAGGTTCAACGGGAAGAAAGAGAAATAACTGTTTTGACCGAGGAGGCAAAGAGATACCTCGAGACAGGTCTGCCAGAGGAGAGGCTAGCAAGACTTCTCCAGAAGACTGGGACAATAAAGAGAGGCGAAATCCTAGAGGCATCAAAAAGACTAGGCATACCTTTTCTGCAGGACGAGGTTCAGACAGCAATTACGCATCTTGCAAGAGCAAAGGCAGTTACCTTTATAAATGATGCACTACAGCTCTCAAGCCCTGAAAACGCGGAACAACACGTCTCCAAAGTAAGAAAAATGCTACAAAGCATAGAAAAAGGAGAAACTCGAAGCGTCGACATAGACTACCTAAAGAAAAGAAAACTAGTTGAAACCAGGAAACAGACAAAAATCTACCTCTCACCGACCGCGAAACTTCTCTCGTTAAATGAGATGGGCCTCATCAGGGAAGCAGAAGTAATAACAGAGCTCACAAGCGAGATCATAGAATCCGGGAAGTGGAAAAACGCAGTCTTCAAAGAATTCGACCTCAGCGTAGAGATACCGGCACAGCCATTCGGCAAGAAACACCCATACCTAGAGTTCCTAGACTGGATCAGGGAAATACTAGTCTCTATGGGCTTCGAAGAAATGAAGGGCCCACATGTCGAGCTCGAACTATGGAATTTTGACGCCCTTTTCCAGGCACAGGACCACCCAGCCCGGGAAATACACGACACCTACTTTGTTAAAGGAGGACTCCTAGGTAGCGTGGCCGACAGCGAGCTCCTCAAAAGGATAGCAAGCGTTCACGAGAACGGCTGGACCACGGGCTCGAGGGGCTGGGGCTACAAGTGGGATCCCCGCAGGGCACTACGCCTGATCCTAAGGACACAGACCACCGCTGTCTCTGCGCGCACGCTCTATTCCCGAGGCGAAGGAAAATACATGTGCTTCTCTCTCGACAGGGTTTTCAGACCCGAGAACCTCGACGCTAAGCACAGCATGGAGTTTTACCAGCTGGAGGGAATAATTGTGGGTCCACAAGTCACATTCAGAAACCTGCTAGGTTTCTTCCAGGAAATGGCCAGGAGGCTAGGGCTAGGCGAAGTAAAAGTCAAGCCAGCCTATTTCCCCTTCACGGAGCCCAGCGTAGAGGGCTTCATAAAGCATCCAAGCCTCGGATGGATAGAGGTTTTCCCCGGCGGGATGTTTAGGCCAGAGATGCTGTCAGCGCTTGGACTAAGGAACGTAAATGTGGCGGCGTGGGGGATAGGAATAGATAGAATAGCGATGACTGTTCTCGGTATAGATGATATACGGCTACTCTTCGCCCAGGACCTAGAGTACATAAAGGGCTCTAAGCGTCCAATCCCCCAAAGCCTAATTACGTATCCGGGCACCAAGAACATGTCCGGTTCAGACAGGAACATTTAG
- a CDS encoding thymidylate synthase has translation MSKEIEIINPNSNVAIATLWTKKEIVVERLKKLGVADMVNIVGTLYTKYGINYLLHTFSHNPRLDVLILFGADIMGSGEALVKLFRGEVDKGLSLMWSLEELAGVLSTIRLIDLREEFKKGNWQSLVEAIIGNYRPNVYRERPILSLREAQVASWPIQTAGLYIQEKNIFRAWVKLVDAVMTWGFVKDTEYNERQKQLLGASVVLNYSEQIYDGLLNYFSREELERQAKSLFEGEDSVAYTYGERLRAHPQAGDQIKRMIDKLAHSPSTRRAIAITWDFSKDFTSRDPPCLVLLHGDVSGDRFNLVAFFRSHDAYSAWPINAYGLVRLMEYFADELSRETGRKIFPGTLTVYSSSLHIYEHDWARASGLVENHFEKARSVFVEDNKGNFLIRVENGEIVVELRTQEGLLAKRVSGKSAQEVLRKINLNALMPEHAAYLAREVYRAEQCLKNNKPYVQEEA, from the coding sequence GTGTCCAAGGAGATCGAGATAATTAACCCGAACTCCAACGTAGCTATAGCTACTTTATGGACGAAAAAAGAAATAGTTGTTGAAAGGCTTAAGAAGCTAGGAGTCGCCGACATGGTTAACATAGTAGGGACCCTCTACACAAAGTACGGGATAAACTATCTGTTACACACCTTTTCCCATAACCCGCGACTAGACGTCTTGATACTGTTTGGGGCAGACATTATGGGTAGCGGCGAGGCGCTAGTCAAACTCTTCAGGGGCGAGGTTGACAAGGGGCTGAGCCTAATGTGGAGTCTCGAGGAGCTTGCAGGAGTCTTATCAACCATTAGGCTCATCGACCTCAGGGAAGAATTCAAAAAGGGCAACTGGCAGAGCCTCGTAGAAGCTATAATAGGGAATTATAGACCTAACGTCTATAGAGAAAGGCCTATACTTTCCCTTAGGGAGGCACAGGTTGCCTCATGGCCTATCCAGACGGCTGGGCTCTACATACAGGAGAAGAACATTTTCCGGGCATGGGTAAAGCTCGTCGATGCAGTGATGACGTGGGGCTTTGTTAAGGATACTGAGTATAATGAGAGACAGAAACAACTGCTGGGCGCCTCCGTGGTTCTCAATTACTCGGAGCAAATATATGATGGGCTCCTTAACTATTTCTCAAGAGAAGAGCTAGAGCGCCAAGCAAAGTCCCTATTTGAAGGGGAAGATAGTGTCGCCTATACCTATGGTGAAAGGCTGAGAGCACACCCCCAAGCCGGAGACCAGATCAAGCGCATGATCGACAAGCTTGCCCATTCGCCATCAACGAGGAGGGCAATAGCTATAACCTGGGACTTTTCAAAGGACTTTACATCAAGGGATCCACCCTGCCTCGTCCTCCTTCATGGCGACGTTTCGGGAGACCGGTTCAATCTGGTAGCTTTCTTTAGGAGCCACGACGCCTATTCTGCCTGGCCAATCAACGCATATGGGCTTGTGAGGCTTATGGAATACTTTGCAGACGAGCTGTCAAGGGAAACTGGAAGAAAAATCTTTCCGGGAACATTAACGGTTTACAGCTCTTCTCTACATATATATGAACACGACTGGGCTAGGGCGAGTGGACTCGTCGAAAACCACTTTGAGAAGGCTAGGTCTGTCTTTGTAGAGGACAATAAGGGCAACTTCCTCATAAGGGTGGAAAACGGAGAAATAGTCGTAGAGCTTCGTACACAGGAGGGTCTCCTAGCTAAAAGGGTCTCCGGCAAGTCTGCGCAAGAAGTTCTAAGGAAAATCAACCTTAACGCGCTGATGCCTGAGCATGCCGCATACTTGGCCAGGGAGGTCTACAGGGCTGAACAATGCCTGAAAAACAACAAGCCCTATGTACAGGAGGAGGCCTAG
- a CDS encoding alpha/beta hydrolase codes for MSFTSSVELRSRKLSKDFSLSYRFLSRNSKKAVVLIHGNLSSSLIWEDFMPKIPSEYDVVAPDLRGFGESGRKPVDATRGLKDFSDDILQLMLQLKYEGYIVVGHSLGGAVALQTVIDAPAQVKIEKVVIVDPMSPYGFGGTKDEHGTPCYDDYAGSGAGLVAKYNPDFVRLLKEKYTGVDHPAAPANVAKTFFADDFVVSEELLNKLLKMLFSAEVNEDNYPGDYVDSPNWPYVAPGTRGVLNAMSPKYLKMRGLLDVAQKPPILWVHGTKDVIVSDSSLLDVGTLGLMGFIPGYPGQDKFPPQPMVKQIRSFLESYVERGGYYEKFTVEGAGHTPFIEKPEDFLNKFVDFVR; via the coding sequence GTGAGTTTTACGTCTAGTGTAGAGTTGCGTTCAAGGAAGCTTTCAAAAGACTTTTCTCTAAGCTATAGGTTTCTATCGAGAAACAGTAAAAAGGCAGTTGTTTTGATACATGGAAACCTTTCATCCTCTCTAATATGGGAAGACTTTATGCCAAAGATACCCAGCGAGTATGACGTTGTTGCTCCTGATCTTAGAGGTTTCGGCGAAAGTGGTAGAAAACCGGTTGATGCTACTCGTGGCTTGAAAGATTTTTCTGATGACATCTTGCAGTTGATGTTACAGCTCAAGTATGAAGGGTATATTGTTGTTGGTCATAGTCTAGGCGGAGCAGTGGCGCTTCAAACAGTGATAGATGCTCCTGCCCAGGTAAAAATCGAGAAAGTTGTAATAGTGGATCCAATGTCTCCCTACGGCTTTGGAGGTACAAAGGACGAGCATGGAACGCCGTGCTATGACGACTACGCGGGTTCTGGTGCTGGACTTGTCGCAAAGTATAACCCCGACTTTGTCCGTTTGTTGAAGGAAAAATATACGGGGGTCGATCATCCAGCCGCGCCTGCAAATGTGGCTAAGACCTTTTTTGCAGACGACTTTGTTGTTAGTGAAGAGCTGTTGAACAAGTTGTTGAAAATGCTGTTTAGTGCAGAGGTAAATGAGGATAATTATCCTGGCGACTATGTTGACAGCCCCAACTGGCCCTATGTTGCCCCCGGAACTAGGGGCGTATTAAATGCAATGAGTCCCAAGTATCTAAAGATGCGGGGACTCCTAGATGTTGCCCAGAAACCTCCTATCCTTTGGGTGCATGGAACAAAGGACGTTATTGTTTCGGATTCGTCGCTACTGGACGTAGGTACTCTGGGCCTTATGGGCTTTATTCCTGGCTATCCTGGTCAAGATAAGTTTCCGCCTCAACCTATGGTTAAACAGATAAGGAGTTTCTTAGAGAGTTATGTTGAGAGAGGAGGATACTACGAGAAATTTACTGTGGAGGGAGCTGGCCATACCCCCTTTATTGAAAAGCCAGAAGATTTCCTAAACAAGTTTGTAGACTTTGTAAGGTAG
- a CDS encoding CBS domain-containing protein, which translates to MDIPQSLYEILLAIVNIYSSEKRPVTSVEIAEYVGKSDGTVRNVISALKAMGLVEAKTGPGGGYVPTVKGAEIARGNVAFDKLWEPIRLIINGRPTQLYVLELDFMGLGGPLSPKVVLKVVGSMHQVTRGSRVVVGPTQATRVIVRGEVVEVNSSRREILVNVESMVAVPRLKARELMTGNVLSVSPGESLRKVAEIILEKNIRALPVVDGSGRLVGIISAQHIAKAFLRGEFTASVSEYMDRDVPTVTLEEDILDIMRLMDNRNVGRVVVVDEQGSPAGIITRTDILKTMTRMFDFSAPSRETP; encoded by the coding sequence ATGGATATTCCGCAGAGCCTTTACGAGATACTCCTCGCCATAGTAAATATATATAGTTCCGAGAAGCGGCCTGTCACAAGTGTCGAGATCGCCGAATACGTGGGCAAAAGCGACGGAACAGTTAGAAACGTGATCTCGGCCCTGAAGGCTATGGGTCTCGTCGAGGCAAAGACTGGGCCCGGAGGCGGCTATGTCCCAACAGTCAAAGGGGCTGAAATAGCTAGAGGCAACGTGGCGTTTGATAAGTTATGGGAGCCCATAAGGCTCATTATAAATGGTAGGCCCACACAGCTGTACGTACTAGAGCTGGACTTCATGGGCTTGGGCGGGCCACTCTCGCCAAAGGTTGTTTTAAAAGTTGTGGGAAGCATGCACCAGGTAACAAGGGGCTCGCGGGTCGTCGTCGGCCCTACACAGGCTACACGCGTAATTGTGAGAGGCGAGGTTGTAGAGGTGAACTCTTCTAGGCGCGAAATCCTAGTAAATGTAGAGTCAATGGTTGCAGTGCCCAGGCTAAAGGCAAGAGAACTCATGACTGGCAACGTGTTAAGTGTCTCCCCGGGCGAGTCTCTACGGAAAGTCGCAGAGATAATTTTGGAGAAAAACATTAGGGCTCTACCTGTTGTCGACGGCTCGGGCAGGCTAGTAGGGATAATTTCGGCGCAACACATTGCAAAGGCTTTTCTTAGGGGCGAGTTCACTGCTTCGGTTTCTGAATACATGGATAGAGATGTCCCTACAGTCACGCTAGAAGAGGACATCTTGGACATAATGAGGCTCATGGACAATAGAAACGTGGGAAGAGTAGTTGTGGTAGACGAACAGGGGTCTCCTGCCGGCATAATAACTAGGACTGACATATTGAAGACGATGACAAGGATGTTCGACTTTTCCGCCCCTAGCCGAGAAACTCCATAA